The DNA segment GCCGCGATATCACTGTCGCCGCCCCCGGAGACGTCCGGCGCCGGCACGGTTGGCGATTGCCTCATGGGCCCAGGCTAGGCCGCGGACGTTTCGACACCCGTCGAAGGAACGACGTCGAAGAATGCTGTCGAGGAATCGATCAAAGAACGCGGTCGAAGAACGCGGTCGAAGAAGTCGAAGATCGCGGTCCGAGAACCCGGCCCGAGAACCCGGTCCAAGAACCCGGCCCGAGAACCCGGCCCGAGACCGCGGTCCGAGAACGCGGGAGACACGACGGAAAGGCGGGAACCCACCCCCATGAACGAGTCCTTCGGCGACCTCCACCACGGCGTCCGGCCGCTGGTCCTGCCGAACGCCTGGGACGTGCCGTCCGCCCTGCTCTTGCTGGCCGCCGGCTTCCCGGCCGTCGGCACGACCAGCTTCGGCGTGGCCGCGAGCGCGGGCCGCCCGGACGCCCGCCGCTCGACCGCGGCGGCGAGCCTCGCCCTGGCCCGCGACCTGTCCAGGCTGCCCTGCCACATCAGCGTGGACATCGAGGACGGTTACGCGGAGAGCCCCGATGAGGTCGCCGACTACGCCGCGGCCCTGCCGGTGGCCGGCGTCAACATCGAGGACAGCACGGCGGAACGGCTGGTCGACCCCGCGGCGCACGCCGAGAAGGTGGCGGCCGTCAAGGAGCGCCGCCCCGACCTGTTCGTGAACGCCCGGGTCGACACGTTCTGGCTCGGCCAGGACGCCGGGACCGGCGCCACGCTGCGGCGCGCCCTGCTGTACGTCGAGGCCGGCGCGGACGGCGTCTTCGTACCCGGCACATCCGACCCGGACGTGCTCCGCGAGCTGGCGGCGCAGCTCCCGGTCCCCCTGAACGTCCTGGTGACCCCGGCGCTCGGCCTCACCGCCCTCACCGGCCTGGGCGTACGCCGCGTCAGCACCGGCTCCCTGCCGTACCGGGCCGCCCTGCACACCGCCGTGGAGACCGCTCTCGCCGCCCGCGACGAGGGCCCGTTGCCGGCGGCCGTCGCGTACCCGGACCTCCAGGAGAGGCTGCGCCGCCACGGGCGGACGTGAGGAGACGGCTCCCCCGCTCCCCCGCTCCCCCACCCCACCGGCCCGCCCCCGTGGCCCGTGCGACCGCCCGAGTGGATCAGGAGCGGTGGCGACGGCGGGAGACCTCCCTAGGCTTGATCACGTAACGGGACACGTCCTCCGCTCCCGTCCGCGTTCCGATCCCCCTCCCGGGGGCTGCCCGCGCCTGCGAAGGAGACTCGCCATGCCCGCTTCACCTGGGAGCTCCCGACGCTCGGAGACCGGCGTCACCGGATTCACGGCGTCGCGGGGGCTCGCCCGCGCCTTGCAGCAGATCCTGGTGGACCTCGTCGAACTGCACCTCCAGGGAAAGCAGGCCCACTGGAACGTGGTCGGCCACAACTTCCGGGATCTGCACCTGCAACTGGACGAGATCGTCGACGCGGCACGGGAGGCGGCCGACACCATCGCCGAGCGCATGCGCGCCCTCTCGGCCTGGCCGGACGGCCGCACCGACACCGTCGCGTCGACCACGACGCTCCCCGCGTTCCCGGAGGGAGAGGTGGGCGTGAGCGCCGTCGTCGATCTCGTCACCACGCGCCTGCGCGCCACGGTCGACACGCTGCGCACCCGCCACGACGAGGTCGACGGCGAGGACCCCTCCACCGCCGACCTGCTGCACGAGATCATCGACTCCCTGGAGAAGTACGCCTGGATGGTCAGCTCGGAGAACCGGGTCCCCTGAGACGCCCTCCCCGGCCCGGGGGAAGGGGAGGTTCAGGAAGACCTCCCGTCCCGGGACGCCTCCTCGGTCCGGTCGTTCTGGTCGTTCCGGTCGGACCGGTCGGACCGGGCTGACGGGGCTGACCGCCCCGACCCGTCGGACCGCCCCGACCCGGCGGACCCATCGGACCGGTCGGCCGCCGCCCCCGCGGCCGTCTCCACCCCCGCGGCCGTCCCCGCCCCCGCGGCCGTCTCCGCCCCCGCGGCCGCATCCACCACCGCCGGCATCTCCGCCAGCGCCCGCCATATCTCCGCGGCCAGGTCGATGTTCGACGTCTGCTGGACCTGCTCGGCCAGCTCCCGCAGCCGCTGGACGCCCTGCCGCGCGTGCCCCTCCTCGATCAGCAGCCGGTTGTGGAGCATGTCGAGCCTGATGCGGTCCCGGTAGGTGAGCCGGAGTTCGTCGAGGACGAGCTCGTCGTACGCCGCCCGCGCGTCGGCGTACCTGCGCTCCTCGAACGCGAGGTGCACCCGGAGCGTGAGCATCTCCTGGCGGAGCACCGGGGTGCCGACGAGTCCGAGGACGGGCTCGGCCTCGTCGAGGCGCCGGCGGCACTCGTCGAGCCGGCGGGGCCGCACCTGGAGGTACAGGGATGCCGCGGCCAGCCGCAGCCGCATCCACAGCACGAGGTCGAGACGGCTGTCGAACTCCTCCAGAGCCTGCTCCAGCAGGTCCCGGGCGGTGGCCGGGTCGCCCTGCCGGAAGCTCACGGTGGCGGCGGACCACAGAGCCTCGGCGCGGAGCGTGCCGGTCTGCTCCGCCACCACGGCGAGGAGGTCGTCGGCGTGGGCCCGCGCGTCGGAGAGGCGGCCGGCCTCGGCCTCCACCGACACCAGCGTCAGCAGGGCGGCGCCCGTGTCCTGGACGGACAGCTTGTGATCGTGGGCCAGGAGGCATGCCTCCCGCCCTGCCCTGAGCGCCCCCGGGATCTCGCCGAGCGAGCGCAGGCACCGGGCGAGCTGGGCGCGGGAGCGGCACTGCAACTCGGGCAGCATCAACTCCTCGGAGGTCCGCACCAGTTCGTCCAGGTACTCGGCTTCCTGCCTGCGCTCGCCCCGCCCGGCGGCGGCACGGGAGAGCAGCCAGAGCGCCTGCCAGCGGAGCGTGGGATCGACCGCGGGCGACTGCTTGAGGGCGGCGGCCAGCTTCTCCAGCGTCCCGCCGTCGTCGGCCGAGGTGGCGAGGGCCAGGGCCTCGGCGACCGAGCCGACGCTCGGTGCGTCGAACTCCGACGCGTCCACCTGGAGCCGCTCGGCGAGGTAGGCGACGGCCCGCGCCGTCGGCTGCCGCGCGCCCGACTCCAGCCGGGAAAGATATCCGGTCGACATGTTGTCACCGGCGACGGCGGCCTGTGACAGTCCCCGTTCCGTGCGCAGTTCCCTGAGACGGCGCCCGAAGGCGGGCTGCTCCACCATGTCATTCCACCAGCCGTTCGTGAAGGTGGCAGCATCCAGCAGCAGTACAGGCGCCATCCCGATCGGATGGCGCGTCCCCCCGTCGTCTCTGACGGATGTGCCCAACGGGTAGCAAGGCTCGGTCACGATCGTTCACCGGGTCATTCACCGGACACCCACGGTAGCCGTCTTTACAGACTCTGACAAATGCTTGCCAGCACATCGGGCCGGCGATCTCCCACATCCCCCTCCCAGCGGACTCGGACAGACGCGGACAGCGATTCGCGATCCTCAAGGGAGCCGGTGAACGACCGTCAGGACGCCCGACACCGCGGGCCATATCCCCACATCTTCAGGCCAGTAGGGGCCTTCGGCGCCCCTCCCGCGACTCTGTGCCTCACCTTGGCAACCCCTTGCCAAGGTGAGGCGAGCGCTGTTACGTTCCCTTGGCAACAGCAGAACGTGCCCTGCCCCTGCGCATCCCCTTAGGTGGCCGAGAGCAATGCAGAAGCTCCAGCGCGTCCTGTGTGCCGGCGTCCCCTTGGAGATCGACTGGCCCTGACCGGGACCGCCTCCCCACACCCGTCTCGCCCCACAGAGAGAGGAACCGACCATGCCCGAGCTCATCGGAATCGAGCAGTGCGAGCAGCTCAGCGCGAAGCAGGTCCAGGCCCTGTACCGGGAGTACGTGAGCCGCAGCCACGTCTCCCTCACCACCACGTTCGGCTTCGGCAAGCAGCTGGTCGAGAAGGCCGACGGAGTCTGGCTGCACACCCGCGACGGCGGGAGGATCCTCGACTTCACCGGAGCCGTCGGGGTGCTGAACCACGGGCACAACCACCCGCGCATCCTCCAGGCCCGCAAGCGCTTCGCCGAGCGGGGGCGGATGGAGGTCCACAAGGCGTTCCTGTCGCCCTACGTCGCCGCGCTCAGCCACAACGTCGGGCGCTTACTCCCCGGCGACCTCGACATCTCGTACTTCCCCAACTCGGGGGCCGAGGCGAACGAGGGCGCCATCAAGCTGGCGTACAAGTACCACGAGGGCAGACGCCGGACGATCCTGCGCTCGGACATCAGCTTCCACGGGAAGCTCCTGGCCACGGGCAGCCTCACCGGCTCCCTGGAGAACAGCTTCCGCTTCCCGGGCATCCCCAACGTCAGCTACCCGTACGGTGACGTGGCCGCCATCCGCGACCTGGTGGCCGAGCACCGCACCGCGGACGGCTCCTGCGACGTCTACGCGATCATGGTGGAGCCCTTCAGCGCGTCGACCATGAACAGCTGGAGCGAGGCCGCCCTGCGGGAACTGCGGGAGCTGTGCACCCAGGAGGACATCGTCCTCATCTTCGATGAGATCTACACCGGTTGGGGCAAGTCCGGCACGCTGTTCTACTTCATGCGCTACGACGGGCTGATACCGGACGTCCTGACCTACTCCAAGTCGTTCGGCGGCGGCAAGGCGTCCATATCCGGCTACACGACGCGGGAGCCGGTCTTCCGCAAGGCGTACGACCGGCTCAGCGAGGTGATCCTGCACTCCACCACGTACTACGGCTTCGGCGAGGAGACCGCCACCGCGATCGAGGCCGTCAACATCATCGTGGAGGAGGACTACCCGGCCCGCGCCCGCAAGATCGAGGAGATGCTCGCCCACGGGCTGAAGGAGATCCAGCGCAGGCACCCCGGAACGGTGCGGTCCACCGCGGGCGTCGGCGCCATCCACGGCGTCTTCCTCGACGGCGGTGCCAGGCTGCTCGACCTGGCGGGCAAGCTGGCCCCCTCCGGTCTTTCGGCCGACCCGAAGTTCCGCACCAAGCTGATCACCAGCGCGGTGATCGCCGAGCTCTACCGCGAGCACGGCATCCTCACCTACTTCAGCCCCAACGGAGACAACCCGCTGGTCGTGGCGCCCTCCCTGGTCATGGAACCGGCCGAGGTCGACTACTTCCTGACGAGCCTCGACGCGACCCTCGCCAAGGGCCTGCCGAGCCTGCTCACCAAGTTCGCCCGCGACCGGGTGCTGGCCCGATGGTGAGCCGCGTCCTGATCACGGGCAGCAGCGGCATGCTCGGACGGCACCTCGTCGCGCGCTTCGCCGCCGACGGCAGGTCCGTCACCGGCCTCGACATCGCATCCGGCGGGCAGCCGGCCGGGGTGCGGGAGGTCATCGGCGACATCCGCGACCCCGAGGCCGTGGACCGCGCGCTGGAAGGCGCCGATCTGGTGGTCCACTGCGCGGCGGCCCTGCCGAGCTACCCGGCCGAGGAGATCCGTTCCATCATCGTCGAGGGAACCCGCACCCTCCTGTCCGCGGCGCGCCGGCAGGGCGTTCACCGCACCGTCCACATCTCCTCCACCGCCGTCTACGGCCTCCCGGACACCGTGCCGACGCCCGAGAACCCACCCGTACGCACCGGTGGACCCCTACACGCGAGCCAAGGCCGAGGCGGAGGCCCTCGCGCTGCGCTTCAGGGAGGAGGGCATGGTGCTGCCGGTGCTCCGCCCCAAGACCTTCGTGGGGCCGGGCCGCATGGGGCTGTTCTCGATGCTCTTCGAATGGGCCGAGGAAGGGCGCAACTTCCCCGTGCTCGGCCGCGGTGACGTGCGCATCCAGATGCTCGCCATCGACGATCTGGTCGACGCCGTCGTGCTGGCCGCCACCCGGCCCGCGGCGGTGGCGAACGACACGTTCAACGTCGCCGCCCGCGAGTTCGGCACGCTCCGCGAGGACTTCCAGGCCGTGCTGGACGAGGCCGGGCACGGGGGGCGCATCGTCTCCGTCCCGGCGGGCCCCGCGCTCGCCGCGCTGCGGCTCCTGGAGAAGGCACGGCTGTCCCCGGTCTACGGCCGGCTGCTGCACAAGCTCCGCGCGGACTCGTACGTCAGCACCGACCGCATCCGCGACGCGCTGGGCTTCGTGCCCCGCAGCTCCAACCGGGACGCCATCCTCGCCACGTACCGCTGGTGGCGCGCGCAGCCGCGCGGCACGCAAGCCGCACGCTCCGGCAGGACCAGCCGGGACCCGTGGCGCCAGGGCGCTCTGGGGCTGGCGAAGGTCCTCTTCTGAGCCGCCTCGGAGCGCTCCTGAACCGCCTGTGAGCCGCTTCTGGCCCGCTTCCGAGCCGCGCCCGCGCGCCTTCCCGCTGCCTTTCCGCGCCCCTTCCCCTGCTCTCCCTCGACTTCAGCCCGAGGAGACCTCCATGTCCGCCGTCGGAACCCCACCCGCGCACCTGTCCCAGCGTGCGCCCTCAACCGGTACGCCCCCGCAATCCGCCCTCCGCCGCGGTCCGTTCATGGACCTGCTGGCCCTGTCCCGCCCGTACCAGTGGCCGAAGAACCCGGTGGCCGTGGCGCTCGCCCTGGTCACGATGCCGGTCTGGGACGCCGCCACCGCCGCGGGCATCGCCTGGTCGACCGGGCTGTTCGTGCTCGCCTCCGTGGCCGTCTACGTCCTCAACGACGTCCTCGACCGGCACCGCGACGGCCTGCACCCCATAAAGCGCCACCGCCCGCTGGCCTCGGGGCGGTTGAGGGTCGGTACGGCCCTGGTCTTCCTGGCGGCCGTCTGCGCGCTCTTCGCCGCCGGTGTCGCGCTCGCCTCCCCGGCCCGCTGCTGGCCCGTCCTCGTCTACCTCGGGCTGAACCTCGCCTACAGCCTCCGGCTCAAGCACGTGCCGCTCATCGACGCCTTCTGCGTGGCGCTCGGTTTCGTCCTGCGCACCCTCCAGGGCTACACCGCGACCGGCCGGCCCGCCTCCGGGTGGCTGCTGCTCAGCGTGTTCACGGTCTGCCTGCTGCTGGTCTTCGGCAAGCGACGGCACGAGCTGGCCCGATCGAGCTCCGCCCACCGGCCCGCCCTGCGCGGCTACACCGTCCCGTTCCTGGACCACCTGACCGTGATCAGCGCCACCCTGGCCACCATCGGCTACCTGCTCTGCGTCCGCACGGACATGGCCCTGCGGCCCGGCACGACGACGCTGGTGCTGCTCACCGCACCCTGCGCGTTCTTCGCCGTCTTCCGCTACCTGCAACTGCTCGTCGTCGGGCAGAGCGGCGGCGACCCCGTGCGCACCCTCGCCGGCGACCGGCTGCTCCTCGCCAGCGGCCTGCTGTGGGCCGCCCTGACCGCCGGATGCCTCGCGGCCCTGCACTGATCCGTGCCCTGAGTCCCTTGCTTCCCTGAGTCCCTGAGTCCCCGAAGGAACCCCACGCCATGGACGACGCACAGGACGAGCTCCCCC comes from the Streptomyces sp. TS71-3 genome and includes:
- a CDS encoding isocitrate lyase/phosphoenolpyruvate mutase family protein, with amino-acid sequence MNESFGDLHHGVRPLVLPNAWDVPSALLLLAAGFPAVGTTSFGVAASAGRPDARRSTAAASLALARDLSRLPCHISVDIEDGYAESPDEVADYAAALPVAGVNIEDSTAERLVDPAAHAEKVAAVKERRPDLFVNARVDTFWLGQDAGTGATLRRALLYVEAGADGVFVPGTSDPDVLRELAAQLPVPLNVLVTPALGLTALTGLGVRRVSTGSLPYRAALHTAVETALAARDEGPLPAAVAYPDLQERLRRHGRT
- a CDS encoding helix-turn-helix domain-containing protein, which produces MAPVLLLDAATFTNGWWNDMVEQPAFGRRLRELRTERGLSQAAVAGDNMSTGYLSRLESGARQPTARAVAYLAERLQVDASEFDAPSVGSVAEALALATSADDGGTLEKLAAALKQSPAVDPTLRWQALWLLSRAAAGRGERRQEAEYLDELVRTSEELMLPELQCRSRAQLARCLRSLGEIPGALRAGREACLLAHDHKLSVQDTGAALLTLVSVEAEAGRLSDARAHADDLLAVVAEQTGTLRAEALWSAATVSFRQGDPATARDLLEQALEEFDSRLDLVLWMRLRLAAASLYLQVRPRRLDECRRRLDEAEPVLGLVGTPVLRQEMLTLRVHLAFEERRYADARAAYDELVLDELRLTYRDRIRLDMLHNRLLIEEGHARQGVQRLRELAEQVQQTSNIDLAAEIWRALAEMPAVVDAAAGAETAAGAGTAAGVETAAGAAADRSDGSAGSGRSDGSGRSAPSARSDRSDRNDQNDRTEEASRDGRSS
- a CDS encoding aspartate aminotransferase family protein, encoding MPELIGIEQCEQLSAKQVQALYREYVSRSHVSLTTTFGFGKQLVEKADGVWLHTRDGGRILDFTGAVGVLNHGHNHPRILQARKRFAERGRMEVHKAFLSPYVAALSHNVGRLLPGDLDISYFPNSGAEANEGAIKLAYKYHEGRRRTILRSDISFHGKLLATGSLTGSLENSFRFPGIPNVSYPYGDVAAIRDLVAEHRTADGSCDVYAIMVEPFSASTMNSWSEAALRELRELCTQEDIVLIFDEIYTGWGKSGTLFYFMRYDGLIPDVLTYSKSFGGGKASISGYTTREPVFRKAYDRLSEVILHSTTYYGFGEETATAIEAVNIIVEEDYPARARKIEEMLAHGLKEIQRRHPGTVRSTAGVGAIHGVFLDGGARLLDLAGKLAPSGLSADPKFRTKLITSAVIAELYREHGILTYFSPNGDNPLVVAPSLVMEPAEVDYFLTSLDATLAKGLPSLLTKFARDRVLARW
- a CDS encoding Dps family protein, with protein sequence MPASPGSSRRSETGVTGFTASRGLARALQQILVDLVELHLQGKQAHWNVVGHNFRDLHLQLDEIVDAAREAADTIAERMRALSAWPDGRTDTVASTTTLPAFPEGEVGVSAVVDLVTTRLRATVDTLRTRHDEVDGEDPSTADLLHEIIDSLEKYAWMVSSENRVP
- a CDS encoding UbiA prenyltransferase family protein; this translates as MSAVGTPPAHLSQRAPSTGTPPQSALRRGPFMDLLALSRPYQWPKNPVAVALALVTMPVWDAATAAGIAWSTGLFVLASVAVYVLNDVLDRHRDGLHPIKRHRPLASGRLRVGTALVFLAAVCALFAAGVALASPARCWPVLVYLGLNLAYSLRLKHVPLIDAFCVALGFVLRTLQGYTATGRPASGWLLLSVFTVCLLLVFGKRRHELARSSSAHRPALRGYTVPFLDHLTVISATLATIGYLLCVRTDMALRPGTTTLVLLTAPCAFFAVFRYLQLLVVGQSGGDPVRTLAGDRLLLASGLLWAALTAGCLAALH